Proteins encoded in a region of the Cydia pomonella isolate Wapato2018A chromosome 3, ilCydPomo1, whole genome shotgun sequence genome:
- the LOC133516581 gene encoding uncharacterized protein LOC133516581: MPTVTKSGVLTANQNAMASDQESCSDEEPDSEMLSDDLCLPDSDDDRQNLPVQSLHEDLPAINSCLLRPPRKLFTNCRERWRQQNVSGAFAELRRLVPTHPPDKKLSKNEILRMAIRYIGLLCEVLEWQKNHGLTNKENTALAIKCESPLSPQTRRLRLKRPYFEDDGPRPKVFIEEASKYGNEENEERRTQRTFTCTKTEYIFGKDHLRVLRNHYYYPPRWRQNVPFRNLTPDKNGNNLLMIAPQNGKEDKFKEKDDGKDGK; the protein is encoded by the exons ATGCCAACCGTGACGAAGAGTGGTGTATTAACTG CGAACCAGAACGCAATGGCGTCGGATCAAGAATCGTGCTCCGACGAGGAGCCAGATAGCGAAATGCTGAGCGACGACTTGTGTCTTCCAGATAGCGACGATGACCGACAGAACCTCCCTGTTCAG AGTTTGCACGAAGACCTACCGGCAATCAACTCCTGTCTACTCCGGCCTCCTCGCAAACTATTCACAAACTGCCGTGAACGCTGGCGTCAGCAGAACGTGAGTGGAGCCTTCGCTGAGCTCCGTCGTCTTGTGCCTACTCATCCACCGGATAAGAAACTCTCTAAGAATGAGATTCTCCGCATGGCTATTAG GTACATCGGTCTCCTCTGCGAAGTCCTAGAATGGCAGAAGAATCACGGCCTCACCAACAAAGAGAACACCGCTCTTGCCATCAAATGCGAGTCCCCCCTCAGCCCGCAAACTCGCCGGCTACGCCTCAAGCGACCCTATTTCGAGGACGACGGCCCCAGACCCAAGGTCTTCATCGAAGAGGCTTCTAAATACGGGAATGAAGAGAATGAGGAACGCAGAACCCAACGTACCTTTACCTGCACGAAGACAGAGTACATTTTTGGGAAAGACCATCTCCGTGTGCTCAGGAACCATTATTATTATCCCCCAAGATGGCGACAGAATGTTCCGTTCAGGAATTTAACGCCGGATAAGAATGGAAATAATTTGCTGATGATTGCACCTCAGAATGGGAAAGAGGATAAGTTTAAGGAAAAAGATGATGGGAAGGATGGCAAGTAA
- the LOC133516582 gene encoding juvenile hormone epoxide hydrolase-like isoform X1, producing MSRCWSCLFLTPLVIIGLVSFYFVYVFYLMSPPPLPTLDLEEWWGPTESRVQDTSVRPFTIRFEETMVKDLKQRLKSHRSWTPGLQGVGFQYGFNHDQLPEWITYWAEQYNFTEREKFLNQFPQYKTKIQGLDIHFIRVKPKFPDGTVTVPMLFMHGWPGSVREFYEALPLLTAISKDRDFAIEAIIPSLPGYCFSDAPIRPGLGAAQVAIVLRNLMRRLGFKTFYIQGGDWGSLIGAEMATIFPEEILGFHNNLPVATSSKANLLTLLGSLYPPLIVDSHLQDRMYPLSKIIAYQLEEFGYSHIQATKPDTLGVGLSDSPTGLLAYILEKFSTWTRTEYRGQSDGGLGMWDKDKLLDNIMLYWSNGCITSSMRFYAENNNVTYWSLGLSEIPTPVPMWGLQAKNEITYQPPAVLRFKYPNLLRTNPLEVGGHFIALELPELFAKDVLTAVAEFRSSSLAHLLKYEL from the exons ATGTCACGTTGCTGGTCATGTCTCTTCCTCACCCCACTTGTGATAATCGGCCTAGTATCATTCTACTTTGTCTACGTGTTCTACCTGATGAGTCCACCTCCTCTGCCTACCCTGGACCTTGAGGAGTGGTGGGGACCGACGGAGTCAAGGGTGCAGGATACGAGTGTCAGGCCGTTTACGATTCGTTTTGAGGAGACG ATGGTAAAAGACCTTAAGCAGCGTCTCAAGAGCCATCGTTCGTGGACCCCTGGTCTCCAAGGCGTCGGGTTTCAATACGGATTCAACCATGATCAGTTGCCAGAATGGATAACCTACTGGGCAGAACAGTACAATTTCACTGAAAGAGAGAAGTTCTTGAATCAGTTCCCGCAATATAAGACCAAAATACAAGGGCTGGATATACACTTCATCAGAGTTAAGCCTAAG TTTCCAGATGGAACAGTGACAGTCCCAATGTTGTTTATGCACGGCTGGCCAGGGTCAGTCAGGGAGTTTTACGAGGCGCTGCCTCTCCTGACCGCAATCAGCAAGGATCGGGACTTCGCCATCGAAGCCATCATACCGAGTTTGCCGGGTTATTGTTTTTCCGAT GCTCCAATAAGGCCAGGGCTAGGAGCAGCTCAAGTCGCTATAGTGCTCCGTAACCTAATGAGGAGGCTGGGCTTCAAGACCTTCTACATCCAGGGTGGGGATTGGGGCTCCTTGATCGGAGCGGAGATGGCTACTATTTTTCCCGAG GAAATCCTGGGCTTCCACAACAACCTGCCAGTAGCCACATCATCGAAAGCCAATCTACTGACACTTCTAGGCTCCTTGTATCCGCCTCTGATAGTGGACTCTCATCTTCAGGACCGCATGTATCCCCTCTCCAAGATAATTGCATATCAGCTGGAGGAGTTCGGGTACTCGCATATACAGGCCACGAAACCTGATACTTTGG GAGTGGGCCTCTCGGACTCCCCCACCGGCCTCCTCGCCTACATCCTTGAGAAATTCTCCACCTGGACTAGAACCGAGTACCGCGGCCAGTCCGACGGGGGCCTCGGCATGTGGGACAAGGACAAACTGCTGGATAATATCATGCTGTACTGGTCTAATGGGTGTATCACGAGTTCGATGAGGTTCTATGCTGAGAATAATAATGTTACGTATTGGTCTTTGGGGCTTAGCGA AATCCCCACACCGGTGCCCATGTGGGGTCTCCAGGCTAAGAACGAGATCACCTACCAACCTCCTGCCGTCCTGAGATTCAAGTATCCCAACTTGCTCCGCACTAATCCGCTTGAG GTCGGAGGCCACTTCATCGCTTTGGAGTTACCCGAGCTGTTCGCGAAAGATGTCCTCACAGCAGTGGCTGAATTCCGATCATCAAGTTTGGCACATCTTTTGAAATATGaactgtaa
- the LOC133516582 gene encoding juvenile hormone epoxide hydrolase-like isoform X2 has translation MLFMHGWPGSVREFYEALPLLTAISKDRDFAIEAIIPSLPGYCFSDAPIRPGLGAAQVAIVLRNLMRRLGFKTFYIQGGDWGSLIGAEMATIFPEEILGFHNNLPVATSSKANLLTLLGSLYPPLIVDSHLQDRMYPLSKIIAYQLEEFGYSHIQATKPDTLGVGLSDSPTGLLAYILEKFSTWTRTEYRGQSDGGLGMWDKDKLLDNIMLYWSNGCITSSMRFYAENNNVTYWSLGLSEIPTPVPMWGLQAKNEITYQPPAVLRFKYPNLLRTNPLEVGGHFIALELPELFAKDVLTAVAEFRSSSLAHLLKYEL, from the exons ATGTTGTTTATGCACGGCTGGCCAGGGTCAGTCAGGGAGTTTTACGAGGCGCTGCCTCTCCTGACCGCAATCAGCAAGGATCGGGACTTCGCCATCGAAGCCATCATACCGAGTTTGCCGGGTTATTGTTTTTCCGAT GCTCCAATAAGGCCAGGGCTAGGAGCAGCTCAAGTCGCTATAGTGCTCCGTAACCTAATGAGGAGGCTGGGCTTCAAGACCTTCTACATCCAGGGTGGGGATTGGGGCTCCTTGATCGGAGCGGAGATGGCTACTATTTTTCCCGAG GAAATCCTGGGCTTCCACAACAACCTGCCAGTAGCCACATCATCGAAAGCCAATCTACTGACACTTCTAGGCTCCTTGTATCCGCCTCTGATAGTGGACTCTCATCTTCAGGACCGCATGTATCCCCTCTCCAAGATAATTGCATATCAGCTGGAGGAGTTCGGGTACTCGCATATACAGGCCACGAAACCTGATACTTTGG GAGTGGGCCTCTCGGACTCCCCCACCGGCCTCCTCGCCTACATCCTTGAGAAATTCTCCACCTGGACTAGAACCGAGTACCGCGGCCAGTCCGACGGGGGCCTCGGCATGTGGGACAAGGACAAACTGCTGGATAATATCATGCTGTACTGGTCTAATGGGTGTATCACGAGTTCGATGAGGTTCTATGCTGAGAATAATAATGTTACGTATTGGTCTTTGGGGCTTAGCGA AATCCCCACACCGGTGCCCATGTGGGGTCTCCAGGCTAAGAACGAGATCACCTACCAACCTCCTGCCGTCCTGAGATTCAAGTATCCCAACTTGCTCCGCACTAATCCGCTTGAG GTCGGAGGCCACTTCATCGCTTTGGAGTTACCCGAGCTGTTCGCGAAAGATGTCCTCACAGCAGTGGCTGAATTCCGATCATCAAGTTTGGCACATCTTTTGAAATATGaactgtaa